Genomic window (Xenopus laevis strain J_2021 chromosome 3S, Xenopus_laevis_v10.1, whole genome shotgun sequence):
TAATCCAtatgtattcatttttctttgttttgcatAGGACTAGGTGGCGTGGATGAATTCAGAGGGAGTTTGAGTTCTGGCATAAGTGGAAGCATGGGTGGAATGGGAACTAGCATGGGTGGCATGACAAGTGGCATGGGAGGTAAGCACATTGTTTTTGTTCAAGATGAATGTGTCTGATTTCTCTCGGTTATTTAACCAAGATTTTGtcttaatgtatatattttgtttttaagataTGTTTCGAGGAGGAATGGGAGGTGGCATCGAAAGAGATTTCGGTCGCAGTGAAATTGGTTTAAATCGTGGGTTTGGAGATTCATTCGGAGGAATGAGTAAGCGAATATAGCTTTTTAAATTTAGACTTGAATTTATGCTGTATTAGTCCTCTCCCGGTCCTATTAATATCAATTAAACAGTTGCAAACAAGGGCTACCCATTTTTCCCCAGAGCCACTTTATATTGTGAAAGTCGTCTTATATATTGGTTACAGCTTCGGTAAAATAtggtttgttttttgttgttttttaagtaGTTCTCTGAAATGTAATTTGATCTTtccagtagttaaaaaaaaaaaaaaaaaaaaaaaaaaaaaaaaagttagctgCTCCTGTAATTCTACTTACCTTACTAAGCTGTTAACAGTTCTTTGTGCAGAAAATACATGTATCCATGTGTATACAAAGTTTACCAAATttgtaaacaaattatttttcaatacatCATTTCCCTCGCAGTTATCcattatgtatttattagaaaaaatacttgggggcagattcactaacttcgagtgaaggattcgaatgaaaaaaatttgaatttcaaagtattttttgggtacttcgaccatcgaattggttaaattcgttcgaattcgaacgattcgaagtaaaaatcgttcgactattcgaccattcgatagtctaagtactttccctttaaaaaaaacttcgaccccctacttcggcagataaaacctaccgaagtcaatgttagcctatggggaaggtccccataggcttgctaacctttttttgaccgaaggattttccttcgatcgttggattaaaatccttcgaatcgttcgattctaaggatttaatcgttcgatcgaacgaaaaatccttcgatcgatcgcaggattagcgctaaatccttcgacttcgatattcgaagtcgaaggatttcaattcgagggtcgaatttcgaagtatttttaacttcgaaattcgacccttagtgaatctgccccttagtgtgtggaAACGATGCATGACGTGTAAAAGCACATTAAGctaactttttaatattttaacatttcaaaatccttggtaaacaaaaGATGGGCTTCATTTTAAgaatgagaaagaaaaatatcaaatgcaaaataaaaaaaaaataacctgaatGTGCTAACTGGCACATTTTATTGCCAGTTATCCAATTGAGATGTTAAATTAAGatgtaagaaaaatgtaaaaccttATTTCATTGGTCGTTCTCTAGGTGGTGCCATGGTTGGAGGCTTTGGTGGAATGAGTTCTTCTGCAATGGGTCCTCTGGGCACTGGAATGAGTAGGTTACAGTATTGTAATagaattatttatcattttttatacCTGCATTGGAAGAAGCACATCCTTGTGTTTACCTGTTCATTAGAGCTGgctcaagtatttatttattttgttttccaacACGCTTTCATTTTGTAGACAGTGGAATGAGTGCAGTAAATTCAATGACAATGGGGCTTGGTATGGACCGAATGAGCAGTAGCTTTGACAGACTTGGTGGTCTGGACAGGACTATGGATATGGAGAGAGGATTTGGAGGATATGGATCTGCTCAATTGGGTAGTGGTTCCAGAGATAGAGGAATGTCTAAGGGATGCCAAATATTTGTAAGAAATGTAAGTATAATATTCcagataattatttatttttttaatatacataatcTAATTTTTTACTTAATATTTCAGCTGCCCTTTGACTTAACCTGGCAAAAACTGAAAGAGCAGTTTAATCGGTGTGGTAAGTATTACTTTTCTTGAACACAAGCCTAGATCTATtaagacatttacattttaatgtactgtatagtCCCTTTTTTTCCTGGTTGTTTTGAATGTTATTGAAAGTTTTGtgttaaatatatagaaaaggagCCCCTTTtaagagcaaaagaaaaaaaaatagtagcaCTGAATTTTATTAATCAGATGGAAAAGCTCAACATTTCTGCACAGATCGGTAAATTAATATTCTGTGGTGAGAATGAGCTGCCCACTGTCTCTGAGCACTTTGTACAATCATTACATAAGAGACATGACAAACATTAGACTGCCCATATTTAATAGTAACTTGGCAACGTAATAATTACCCCTGAACTTTTTATGCCTGATACAGAGAGGAgagttttttccttttaatggggtggttcacctttacgttaactttttagtatgaggtagacaTTGGCAATTTATCTTTACTTTTTAACTTTAGTTActtggtttatttagctttttgttcagcgggcagtttgatatttcagcagctatttcgCATCCTGTGCGAATATCAGACCTGTGTGTCAGGGCTGACATTCGCACAGGATTTCTGGGGCACAAGAGGGTTCAGGCTGAGCTTGCCCCTCCTGACCGCAACCTTACTCTACCTGACTTCCGCCTCCAGTTATAGGTGCCCCGCCCCTCTATGACATCAGAGACGGGGCAAGGCGGACGTGGGTGTATAAATAGAAGTGCCTTTACGGGTCGGCTTGTGAGCGGTCGGGAGTTGTTTGAAGTTTTGTCGACCTACAATTTATTAAAGTTCTTACAGAAGTTTAgctgtgaataaaacagatgGATTCATGTTTTAAGTTTCCCTGAATGTTGCTGTCTTAACGCTGATTTCAGGCAAAGAAATCTGCCTACTTTTGCCGAATTCAGCCTAGTGTGCCTGCACCCCTGCCCACACACaggttccaggtgcaggcagaagAGGTGGCTAATGCCCCCATACTACTGTATTCTAAGTAATTTTCCCAAACACCGTATTTAAACTTGAATGGCAGGCACCATGAACTTGTAGTAGCTTTACTGTATATAGCGGCacacttttttttccttgttGTCTTCTGCTCCATAGTTAGGGGTTAAGACCGTTTATATGATATGGATTAGTAATTTGCTATATGCTATTTGTTTCCCCCTCTAACTACCTTTAGGTCGAGTAATGTTTGCTGAAATAAAAATGGAGAATGGAAAGTCCAAAGGCTGTGGAACTGTAAGGTTTGACTGTCCAGAAACCGCTGAAAAGGCCTGCAgattaatgaatggcatcaaaaTAAATGGCAGAGAGATTGATGTCCGTTTAGACCGCAATGcataattcccccccccccgaacattccgacatttatttacttttttttttttggtaataaaaATAGTAACCGTGAATTCTCATAGCTGGAAAGGTTGTATTTAGTCTTCAAACTTTAACAGTTTGGTGTTTCCTGTTTTAGTTATGTTTaacttacatttgttttttaaacaccACATCTATAGTCATTCAGTTTAAATGAATTgacattgtttttaataaagtCACTTTTCCACAGCTAGTTTAAAGCCTGTATTGTGGTGGTATTTCAgtactgtatttatgtatttttaagctTCTATGGCGACAGTTCCAtgagaaaatcaaataaatttgTAGTCTGATCGGTTGCACAGAATCTGAAAATGGTTTGTCTATTTTGTTATGGgtcttttcattaaaggaacagtaacaccaaaaaagttgtgttttaaagtaatgaaaatatcatgtaatgttgccctgcattggtaaaacacatctgtttacttcagaaacactgattatctgctgtgtaacatgagccttttctcgttcaaatagctgcccccatggctacacagcagcttatttatataaacaagtggaagtgtttctgaagcaaacacaccagtttaactAGTGCAGGGTAACACGGCAtcttatatttattactttaaaacaatttcattttttgacgttactggtcctttaagctaaaGCCGTACTCTTGAGATACATCCCATTGCTGGATCAAGGCATATTTATTAGGTATTAGTCCCCACACAACACTATAGGCATATTCCCTATAATACCAAGTTCATACAATATTGATAATGtaacaaatattaaatacatcAATAGGCATACAACTCCTAACTTCTTATCAAGTTTCCAGCCATTTACATGTACAGCCACAAAGATGAACAAAATGGAGAACAGGAGAGAAATTGTTGTGTATGTTATGCCACTGCTGTTAACATCCACAGGTGATGACCTGTCTACAAAGACAGTCTTAATAAACCAAGGTACTCCCAAACACAGCATATCAAACACATTGGATCCCACAATGTTGGACATGGCCATGTCTCctttacctgtataaaaaaaaaaaaaaaaaaattacttggcATCTAAATTTAAAGCGAGAACCCAGTTTTAACAATTTCTGAAATCCCTCTTATGGGTTTTTAGTCATGGTTAAGAGTACTTTTAAATCATAAATATCCTAAAGGAGGATTAGTGTTTATTTTCCCCACATAGGGGTGCACTTCTTAACCagtgtttttaaattttgaaatgaaATCACAAAACTGCCTTTTAAACACcagggtggttatttactaaactccaaatgcacaaaatccgaaaaatgtgtttagtataaaataattataaaggaaaaagtccaaatcaaaaaatcctgcatctcagacctgctgaggttacatataagtcaatgggagaagttaaagatttttttgaactgcgctgggtttcgtgcaataatccaaagttttctgggttttcaggcaaaaataaaaaaaaaattagttttcgcatgtaaattctgaaaaatttgtaaaattcagattttttgcctcAAACAATTTTCGGAAAGTGTATTGAAATatacggagaaaaaaaaaagtccggATTTGGTCGGATTTCTTTTcagataatgagataaatttggacttaaagggatccggtcaaaacgcatcagttaatagtgctactctagcacatgacttggggcagctgggaaattgacaatatgtctagccccatgtcagatttcaaaattgaatataaaaaaaatctgtttgctcttttgagaaatggatttcagtgcagaattctgctggagtagcactattaacggattcattttgaaaaattattttttcccatgacagtatccctttaatgataaatgggcctccccgtctCCCTTGTTGCATGAGTTCTGAAGTCTGCAAGCttgaaggggtttttcacctcAAACTGAGTTCTTTGCAtcatgaaaaaaatgggtttgaagatgtataaatgtaattgcatatggctttttttttttttttttaatccctttttgtttcaggagtgcagagaatgtgaACCAGGCAACTGCAATTATATTTCCTATGAAACCAAGAAAGAGTGTTGAATAGTAATGTTGCTAagaattctattttctttcactaaaaaTAAGTGTTTTCAGTGGAAGACACTTTTAATAAGTGTATTCTGGGTGGGTTTTTAACACACAGGAGTACCCGCCTGCGGTCCAACCATAGCTCTTATAATCAAAGCAATAGGATCACATAGTAAATATTCAGGAACATATTTCCCCAAGTCTAATACAGTAAGTAAATATTCTGAAACACATAGAAATATACAGCAATTGTTACCTTCTCTTGCTACTAGCACGCTTGCAACTGTGTCTGGGATGCTTGTTCCAGCAGCAAGCAATGTAAGTCCCATAACTGTGTCAGGAATAGTTAATGTTTCACCTGCAATGTATTTAATTAGTATCAGCAAATTGACATTTTATAGGCATAGGctcaaattcattttaaaggaataactGAAAAGCCTTacattgttaaaggacaaggaaagtctaaaatagaataaggctagaaatgctgtattttgtatacgtaacataagcatgaacttactgcaccacaaagcctaatcaaacaaatgatttatgctttcaaagttggccacagggggctgtcatcttgtaactttgttaaacatctttgcaagacaagacatactcagtgtggtctgggctgcttagggatcatcataaacaaagctgcttgagttctgcatggctggtaaataaggcgggggctccccctactgttcataagtatgattgtttccctgctcagcagttagggaccatctgacaattcctatccacagcagtaaatgaagggagaatttcgctgcatacagtcaggtttcttataaaaacggtgcacattttttaattaaagtatattggagataggtttctttttcattaaacaaagtaaaaatgggattttattttcctttccttgtcctttaagcgtTGTATCTGAGCATATGAAATGCAGAAATGGAAGAAAAGCACGAGATTAACATATGTTACATTTTCTGTATTATGAATGAATACCCATGCTTTGTGACAGTTAcctgaatgtgttttaaagggaacCTAAACTGAACATGTgacgtgtcaaaaaaaaaataaaaccttttcatGAATGTGTTTAATATGGAACCATTATTTCATGAAATATTCTAGTTTTTGCCTTCTCATATTCATTTCTGTTTTCAAACCATTACGCATTACAGAGCTGCAGCTACCATGcaaactgcatttttatttatgtaagaTAACCGGTGAGTGATACAGCATTCCTTTGCTTACAGTATAATGTGCTCAGATGATGAAGTGGCAAGATTGCTTTTCACAAGTTATAGCATTTTCTTGCCATGCCTTGTTTGCTTGCGCACATTTCTGCTGTGTTGAATCACAGTTCCATCTTTACCACATATCTATTAACAGAGgataattaagaaaaatgaaaaacgtcctttaaaatcactttctcttgccgatcttcccacagtctctcagctgcacaaaaaaagtatccaaaaatataTGCAGATGCCACATATCTATAGTAATATGTATGGGGCATATGTATGAAAATGGTACATCTTTCCCAACATATGATACTGAAGTAACTGCTCCAAGCAATATAGACTTTTGTCCTTGCCCAGTAAGACAAGCTGTCAGTGGTACAGTAATGTAACAACCCAAAATTAACTCCTTTCCCTATTTTCATTCATTACTGTCAGCAGCAGAAAGGAAGATTACTTCTGTTTATCCATGTGAACTCTGGGCATGGACAATAATCCTATTACAAGTCAGGGCAATTAGCCGAAGAAAGTCATATGCATCACATGACCGTGCCATCAGGTAACAACGGGcagttgtataaatatatatccctGTGATGCTaacaaggacttttttttttgactgtaTTTTAGAATTCTTTTTCACTGACATGATTGATATTTTCCAAAAGCccaagaggattttttttgcatggcATGAATAGTAGAAAGCTGAAGGAGTCGTGtatgaaaagggagaaaagaacCATTGAAAGATTTTCCTGAATGAACAACCCTGTCATTTTTAGGTGGAATTCCATTAAGATGGCATGTGATTTTGTTCAAGGGCGGCTTTGTGGGTCAGACAGACAGGCAGCCCTGTGCTTCTGTGATAACCACTATTAGCTAGGAGCATAAAGAGTCTTGAATAAAGACATTCACAataatatatatgctgtatagcCTGCAcatctgctactttttattcattgtGACTTAAATGCAGTATCCCTATCAAGGTTCATTGGTGTCTATGCCCTGTGTATAGAACTTTGCTGTGTTCCAGTCTGCATCTTTTGTAGTAGCTGTGCCCAATTTAcacatttgtttgtgtgcacatgaATATGTCAATATTAATTCGTcttttagtgatgtgcaggaCAGCCAGAAAACCTGTGGGttgggcgggttcaggccgaTGCCGACTTCCACACACATTTTGCGGGCCATGTGTGGCCTACCTGCTCTGTCCTgtcccctttcatgacatcagagatgagtGGATCTATAAACGAAGTGTTAGTACATGAACCTGTGTTTATAACTGCCTACCCTTATTCAAAACACTGCCTCGTTTCTAGGATCACCATCGCCCAAGGCAGAATTCTTTTAGAAAGTTCATTTCTAACAGCCTcctgatttacagtagggggtgtaTTGTCCTATATGTATTCTACAGAATATATGACTTAACTGCTTTATACAAAACATACATAATGGGAAAGGACTGTACGTACCAACAATTGTCACCATCCACACAAGAATGTAAGTAACTGCAGAAATCCAAACGGCTGACATGAGAAAGGTGACAATGAACCACTTTTTCCATATTTTCTTCCTGCAGTCTGGCACAGTCAGATACAACAAGGTAATAATGGGCAGCAACAATACCCAAATAATTCTTCTCAGGTCATTTTCTGGCATTGTGAAGACACTTGGTGGGTCTGAATGAGAAAGATATATTTGTCAGCAGAAGAGTGTGGGATGAAATGCCTCTTAAAggaaactaaaacttaactaaaacattaggcaagaaatgttgtacattatgtttttggcttctgtaccagcccaaggtaatcacaaccccagtagctccccatcttcttttgtgctgattcactgcacatgttctgtgctgctgtcacttactgagcttagggacccactcacaatatacagtaaatatagaatagaaatgtcacaatataaggctgattagtaattagtacagataattactacatggcagcacagaaaccagtggaactagcatcagaatttaataatcagccctgtagcatcagtttatattacagaccaacctcattttctgctggataattagtgacgacccctaagcttagcttctcaacagctgctcagagcccactgagcatgtgagtgtctcagacactttccaagatggtgaccccctgtgacaagtttgaagtcctggatcattgctgtgattgagaagctgaaactttaggctggtacaataagttcagtatataaaacatggagtttttagccatattaatttttagggtttaattctttAACCTGCATGAAATGGCAATAGGAACATCCAGAAACAGCCTCAGACTAGAAACTGGTTTGCTAGAAAACCTTTGTTCAATGTCGTGCATGTCAGtggcaaaatagaaaaaaaaaagcttataatTTGCTAATGTATGGGGAAACAATATCAATATGCCAAATGTCTTCATGTGCCATTTCTATTGCCATCACCATAAACTATGTATTGAATCTGACTATTCCTCGTGTTCTTTATCCAGCCATGACAAAACTTTGAGCTGGCAATACACACTCCTGCCAACAGTTGGTGTGACTATAGTGCAGCTACAAGTACAAGTGACAGGGTTACAACTGCTTCCTGATCTACTACCAGATGTGGGGCAACCGGAAAACCAGTGTAGCACATTCCTCACCAGAGCAAGCTACTTCAGATACCATCACAGATAGATGGTTAatgtagtgaataatgtaccccatattgtaaaatattaggaaatTATAAGCCACAGCCATGAAACTCAGTGGTGACatctattatcctcatattttacaacaggggggtacgttatttattataagacACACATTTAGGCAccatttatattaaaggagaagtaaactctatcagaaaggtctacataaatacaccagtaaaccctcaaagtagtgctgctctgattcctctgtcaaaggaaacacagcatttctttccttctattgtgtacacatgggcttctgtaacagacttcctgccttcagcttaaacctcctttccctgggtgtgagcatgctcagtttgctcctctccccctccctgctgtaaactgagcccagagctatgagtgagcaggaagagattcaggcaggaagtgatgtcacaccaagttaatatggcagctgttatcctaaacagagaaagtttctagagctgtttactcaggtatggtaaagcattttgcagaataaatatagtattataacttgcactactgtggctaatctattggcaataaaatgttttgttagctttccttctcctttaaagaatattcatcactattgtgtattatatgttgatTATCCACTGATCCACATACCAGgacagattataataaaatattgatgttgatgAAGCCTAGGCTTGGAGCCATACATGTAATGAAGGGCTATATCCAACCTGTACTAGCAAGAGCAAATCTGGGTCTTTAAatgctataattattattattatatgttggtCAATAGTAGATTAATAAGACAATTACAAGCGGTAATACGTACTATTAGAGGGTTCCTTTAGCCCACTCAGACTAATTGAGAGTTGAGAATAATCAGAATCTTCCTGAAAAATGCCACTGTCTGACCTTGAGTGTCTATGAATAACCGGCAAACTTTCTTCTTTCCAACCAAGCAGTGACTCATGCTCTGTGTTTTCTACTATTGCCTCAGGGCAACAGGCACAGCAAGGACTGAACCTCCTTACCATATATTGGCTTATCTGAATGTCAAAGCACATTGTAACAATATAGATGCTGTATATCAAAATCAGTGATGCAGACTCATACCTGtaagacaaaatatatttatatagctttaCCAAAAACAGTAAACAAAAGTCATTGGGAATAGGATAAGAACAATGTGCTACTGTATAAAATGCAGACCCAGCGAAGATTACAATTGAATGTCCCTATTGCATTCGAGCACAATAATGTGaattatcaggagccaattaagcagcctgtatgtttttggagattCGGAGGAAACCAGAATACCCAGAATACCCAGAGAAAAAGCTGGAATCAAACAGGTGACCCCAATGCTGCAAGGCATCAGTGCTACCCTAATGATACCACCTGTACTAATTATACAATAATAACAATCTGATTTCTGGGCCATATATGGCATGTGTGCCAACATCTGAACAGGTCCACTCTTGTTTGAccatcttaaagggcaccaatcatcaaAAAATGGTTGCTACACTCTGGGGAAACAATAAGCCCAACCCTATGTCACCCATACTGGGATGGAGCTCCCAGTGTGAGCTGCCATGTTGGAGCACAAGCATGCACATAGTTAGTGAGTGCTACAGCTcactcattggggctcatttatcaacattgggaaaatttgcccatgggcagttacctatagcaaccaatcagtgattagctttttaaagccagctgcaagcagtacaatgaatgcagcaatctgattggttgccatgggttactgcccatgggaaaatttgcccagtgttgataaatgaccc
Coding sequences:
- the slc24a5.S gene encoding LOW QUALITY PROTEIN: sodium/potassium/calcium exchanger 5 (The sequence of the model RefSeq protein was modified relative to this genomic sequence to represent the inferred CDS: deleted 1 base in 1 codon) produces the protein MMQISGTSSSSTSCWLQGEQSLGILAMEKGSVALNVGRRPFEKKRLPCRAPLGSFALFLIVCGTAYLVNQVATSLVASGTQRIRRDVENETLCIASPSSEFPEDFFTEQERKQGGLIIHFLIILYMFLAVSVVCEDYFIPSLEVISERLRLSQDVAGATFMAIGSSAPEFVTVFLGVFVTKGDIGVSTIVGSAVYNLLGICAACCLLSSSVLRLTCWPLFRDCVAYAISVAAVIAITFDNRIYWYESASLILIYSIYIVTMCFDIQISQYMVRRFSPCCACCPEAIVENTEHESLLGWKEESLPVIHRHSRSDSGIFQEDSDYSQLSISLSGLKEPSNNPPSVFTMPENDLRRIIWVLLLPIITLLYLTVPDCRKKIWKKWFIVTFLMSAVWISAVTYILVWMVTIVGETLTIPDTVMGLTLLAAGTSIPDTVASVLVAREGKGDMAMSNIVGSNVFDMLCLGVPWFIKTVFVDRSSPVDVNSSGITYTTISLLFSILFIFVAVHVNGWKLDKKLGVVCLLMYLIFVTLSILYELGIIGNMPIVLCGD